The Carassius carassius chromosome 31, fCarCar2.1, whole genome shotgun sequence genome includes a region encoding these proteins:
- the LOC132111916 gene encoding platelet-activating factor receptor-like — MVTPPTALTPPTIGNSSTFNQFVDSEFRYTLFTIFYSLVFIFGLLANCYALYVLHRLRESKAMNEIRIYMTNLTVADLLFVVALPFWIDYYKNHGNWKNSDALCRITGSLFFINTYCSILFLTVISINRYWAVTRPLVAASSDCWKRGAIVSALIWVVTLAASVKSLTDDGIPKNKENNISRCFEGYQDEDYSTKYAMAVTHFIIISLFFLVFLMVIICNISIARALLSQPISQPQASTGKRPGGTKRRALRMLCAVIGVFVVCFLPHHVVQGPWVLSVLYLKEDWSKETRQSLNDAHQITLMLMGFNCLLDPLVYCFATTKFRKYIQNHFTKVKNKKHCSRNTLSTAVSLKSRHENELLTSRKKEKR; from the coding sequence ATGGTGACTCCTCCCACCGCACTGACTCCTCCCACCATTGGAAACAGCAGTACTTTCAACCAATTCGTTGACTCAGAGTTTCGGTACACTCTGTTTACTATATTCTACAGCCTGGTCTTTATCTTTGGGTTGCTGGCCAACTGCTACGCTCTTTATGTGCTGCACCGTCTGCGAGAGTCTAAAGCCATGAATGAGATTCGAATCTACATGACCAACTTGACCGTTGCAGACCTGCTGTTTGTGGTCGCTCTACCGTTCTGGATTGACTACTACAAGAATCACGGCAACTGGAAGAACTCAGATGCCCTCTGTCGTATCACAGGCTCGTTGTTCTTCATCAACACATACTGCTCTATTCTCTTCCTTACTGTCATCAGCATTAACCGTTACTGGGCTGTTACCAGGCCACTGGTGGCGGCTTCTTCTGACTGCTGGAAACGTGGAGCAATCGTCTCAGCGCTCATCTGGGTTGTTACTCTTGCAGCATCAGTTAAATCCCTCACTGACGATGGAATCCCGAAGAATAAGGAGAATAACATTTCTCGCTGTTTTGAGGGTTATCAAGATGAGGATTACTCTACAAAATATGCAATGGCCGTCACACACTTCATCATTATTAGCTTATTCTTTCTTGTTTTCTTGATGGTGATCATCTGCAACATCTCGATTGCTCGAGCTCTTCTGTCACAACCCATCAGTCAGCCTCAAGCCAGCACAGGAAAGCGTCCCGGTGGAACCAAGCGGAGAGCTTTGAGGATGCTGTGTGCTGTCATAGGTGTCTTTGTGGTGTGTTTCCTGCCCCACCACGTGGTGCAGGGTCCCTGGGTGTTGTCGGTGCTGTACCTGAAGGAAGATTGGAGTAAAGAAACGCGGCAAAGCTTAAACGATGCTCACCAGATCACCCTCATGCTTATGGGGTTCAACTGCCTTCTGGACCCGCTGGTGTATTGCTTCGCCACTACAAAGTTTCGCAAGTACATCCAGAATCATTTCACAAAGGTCAAGAATAAAAAACACTGCTCACGGAACACATTGAGCACGGCCGTGTCACTGAAGAGCAGACATGAGAATGAATTATTAActtcaagaaaaaaagaaaaacgctgA